Proteins co-encoded in one Thermocrinis sp. genomic window:
- the glp gene encoding gephyrin-like molybdotransferase Glp, which yields MMPYEEALDIVLSFCQNLSTEKVFILDALGRVLAEDVVSQEDKPSFDNSAMDGYAVRWEDIKTATDRSPVSLKVIGEMSAGGEESFVVERGTAVKIFTGAPIPEGADTVVPVEYTEAKNGVVFIKTSLKEGANIRRRGEELKAGDVVLKKGTIIRHYEVGILASLNKINVEVSRKPRVAILSTGDEVKDIGEPINKPSQIRTSNNYTLLAGVFSAGGTAYHLGIVQDDPEKLKSILSQMEDYDVFITTGGVSMGEKDYVKTLVSELGVDVKFHKVRIKPAKPILFGTYNGGKGLFFGIPGNPVSCAIAFDLLVKPALLKMQGAKDHLPKTLKARIKRDFYRRDAERREFVRATYWWEGGSLVCDFSPKLQSHMLTSYVGANCYLVVKEGVKEIKEGEEVELILL from the coding sequence ATGATGCCCTACGAGGAAGCGCTGGATATAGTCTTATCCTTCTGTCAAAACCTATCCACAGAGAAAGTTTTTATTCTGGATGCCCTGGGTAGAGTCTTGGCGGAAGATGTGGTATCTCAGGAGGATAAACCATCCTTTGACAACTCCGCAATGGATGGGTATGCAGTCAGATGGGAGGATATAAAAACGGCAACGGACAGATCTCCCGTATCCTTAAAGGTGATAGGAGAAATGTCCGCAGGAGGAGAAGAGTCTTTCGTGGTAGAAAGAGGAACTGCGGTAAAAATATTCACCGGCGCACCCATTCCGGAGGGAGCGGACACGGTGGTGCCAGTGGAATACACAGAAGCGAAAAATGGAGTGGTCTTTATAAAAACCTCTTTGAAAGAGGGAGCAAACATAAGGCGAAGAGGGGAGGAACTAAAAGCTGGTGATGTGGTGCTAAAGAAGGGAACCATAATAAGACACTACGAGGTAGGGATTTTGGCTTCTTTGAACAAGATAAACGTAGAAGTCTCAAGAAAGCCAAGGGTAGCCATTCTCTCCACAGGAGACGAGGTAAAGGACATAGGAGAGCCTATAAATAAACCATCCCAGATAAGAACATCCAACAACTACACCCTTCTGGCTGGTGTGTTTTCTGCTGGAGGTACTGCTTACCATCTTGGCATCGTTCAAGACGATCCAGAAAAACTCAAGTCTATTCTTTCTCAGATGGAGGACTACGATGTTTTTATAACCACCGGCGGAGTATCCATGGGTGAAAAGGACTACGTAAAAACCTTAGTCAGTGAGCTGGGAGTGGATGTAAAGTTTCATAAAGTCAGGATAAAACCAGCCAAACCAATACTTTTTGGCACATACAATGGTGGAAAAGGTCTTTTCTTTGGCATACCCGGAAACCCAGTATCCTGTGCTATTGCCTTTGATCTTTTAGTCAAGCCTGCCCTTCTAAAGATGCAAGGGGCAAAGGACCACCTTCCCAAAACTCTCAAGGCAAGGATAAAGAGAGATTTTTACAGAAGGGATGCAGAAAGAAGAGAGTTTGTTAGAGCAACCTATTGGTGGGAAGGTGGTAGTCTTGTCTGTGATTTCTCTCCAAAGCTTCAATCCCACATGCTAACCTCTTACGTTGGTGCCAACTGCTACCTTGTGGTGAAGGAAGGAGT